One region of Pseudomonas sp. B21-040 genomic DNA includes:
- a CDS encoding cupin domain-containing protein, with protein MIETPAISRSPHAPEDPSEDPSEIQETASVGARLKALRQSRGLSIRGLAEQAGVPHATLSIIERDKSSPSVSILKRLLRPLNVTLSVFFSDSAVVDRAVFYKADELVELADGKKLSYRQVGANLANSSMMILHERYEPGADTGQEGEELYSHEAEEGGIIIEGKLEMTVGDEVRILSVGDAYYFDSRLPHRMRNPFDEVCIVVSAVSPPTF; from the coding sequence GTGATAGAAACACCGGCGATTAGCCGAAGCCCCCACGCCCCAGAAGATCCGTCTGAAGACCCTTCAGAAATCCAGGAGACTGCTTCGGTGGGGGCGAGACTGAAAGCATTGCGACAAAGTCGCGGGCTTTCAATTCGAGGGTTGGCTGAGCAGGCCGGAGTTCCTCATGCCACGCTTTCGATCATCGAACGAGACAAATCCAGCCCATCCGTAAGTATTTTGAAGCGCTTGCTACGCCCCCTGAATGTCACCCTTAGTGTGTTTTTTTCAGATTCGGCAGTTGTAGATCGGGCAGTTTTCTACAAAGCCGATGAATTGGTGGAGCTTGCTGATGGCAAGAAACTCTCTTATCGACAGGTGGGAGCGAACCTGGCGAACAGCTCCATGATGATCCTGCACGAGCGGTACGAGCCAGGAGCTGACACTGGACAAGAGGGTGAGGAGCTTTATTCTCACGAGGCCGAGGAGGGCGGAATCATCATCGAGGGCAAGCTTGAAATGACCGTTGGGGATGAGGTGCGAATCCTTTCGGTGGGTGATGCTTACTACTTCGACAGCAGACTCCCGCATCGAATGCGCAACCCTTTTGACGAGGTTTGCATCGTGGTGAGCGCGGTTTCTCCCCCAACGTTCTGA
- a CDS encoding ABC transporter substrate-binding protein, which produces MHKPCHAVAALGFALVGIAASSQAANARDLTIVSWGGNFQDAQREIFFAPFGKQIGKNVLDQSWDGGVGVLDAKVKAGTPNWDVVEVEAEDLALGCDSGLYEKIDWAKVGNKSDFIPEAVNDCGVGAIVWNTGLAWDGDKLKATPTSWADFFDTKKFPGKRGLRKGPKYSLEFALIADGVKPAEVYNVLRTPEGVDRAFNKLNEIKSSIVWWEAGAQPLQMLSAGDVVMSSAYNGRITGFNRNEGKHFKFLWNGSVSAIDSWTVLKGSENKAAAMDFIGYASKPENQAKLPKFIAYGLTNKNANELVPAELKSDLPTTPENLAQSVPLDVQFWVENTEPLTERFNAWIAQK; this is translated from the coding sequence ATGCACAAGCCATGCCACGCTGTAGCAGCACTTGGATTTGCCCTCGTTGGGATTGCAGCTTCATCACAAGCTGCCAACGCCCGCGACCTCACGATTGTTTCCTGGGGAGGAAATTTTCAGGATGCGCAACGTGAGATATTTTTCGCCCCATTTGGGAAACAGATCGGAAAGAACGTCCTCGACCAGAGTTGGGACGGCGGCGTCGGTGTCCTCGATGCAAAAGTAAAAGCAGGAACACCGAACTGGGATGTCGTTGAAGTCGAAGCCGAGGATCTGGCTCTCGGATGCGACTCCGGCCTCTACGAAAAAATTGATTGGGCAAAGGTCGGTAACAAATCCGATTTCATCCCCGAAGCTGTGAACGATTGCGGCGTAGGCGCCATCGTTTGGAACACCGGTCTGGCCTGGGACGGCGACAAACTGAAGGCCACTCCAACTTCTTGGGCCGACTTCTTCGACACCAAAAAATTCCCAGGGAAACGTGGTCTGCGAAAGGGGCCAAAATATTCACTTGAATTTGCATTGATTGCAGACGGTGTAAAACCAGCCGAAGTCTACAACGTACTGCGCACTCCAGAAGGAGTCGACCGAGCCTTCAACAAACTCAATGAGATCAAGTCGAGCATCGTCTGGTGGGAAGCCGGCGCACAGCCGCTGCAAATGCTTTCTGCGGGTGACGTTGTCATGAGCTCTGCCTACAACGGCCGAATCACCGGCTTCAACCGTAACGAGGGCAAACACTTCAAGTTCCTGTGGAATGGCAGCGTTTCGGCCATCGACTCGTGGACTGTTCTCAAAGGCAGCGAAAACAAAGCAGCCGCCATGGATTTCATTGGCTATGCCAGCAAACCTGAAAACCAGGCAAAGCTGCCCAAGTTCATCGCTTACGGCCTGACCAACAAAAACGCCAACGAACTTGTACCGGCAGAATTGAAATCTGACCTGCCAACGACCCCCGAAAACCTTGCTCAATCGGTGCCTCTGGATGTCCAGTTCTGGGTCGAAAACACTGAACCACTGACCGAGCGTTTCAACGCTTGGATCGCCCAGAAGTAA
- a CDS encoding ABC transporter ATP-binding protein, whose translation MNHLVSFKNIQKTYDGFRPVVKDLNLDIKEGEFVTLLGPSGSGKTTSLMMLAGFETPTHGEIFLKDKPLHNLPPHKRDIGMVFQNYALFPHMTIEQNLAFPLSVRKMNSVDRREKVRRALDMVKLTDFAKRYPAQLSGGQQQRVALARALVFEPKLVLMDEPLGALDKQLREHMQLEIKHLHKQLGLTVVYVTHDQSEALTMSDRVAVFNDGVIQQIDSPAAIYEAPTKSFVAQFIGENNTLIATSVSRDDSHTIARLADGSLIRAISVVGAKPGDQVALCIRPERVVVGPAGSTPLTARIQEYIYLGDHVRMITEIAGQPNFMIKLPASQMDSSWTVGSSISISWAPEHIRALDVTTH comes from the coding sequence ATGAATCACTTGGTCAGCTTCAAAAACATCCAGAAAACCTACGATGGTTTTCGGCCCGTCGTTAAGGATCTGAACCTTGATATCAAAGAGGGCGAATTCGTGACGTTGCTCGGCCCATCAGGCTCCGGTAAGACCACGAGCCTCATGATGTTGGCCGGTTTCGAAACACCGACACACGGCGAAATTTTTCTGAAAGACAAGCCGCTTCACAACCTCCCGCCCCACAAGCGCGATATCGGCATGGTGTTTCAGAATTACGCATTGTTCCCTCACATGACGATCGAGCAAAACCTCGCCTTCCCGCTCTCCGTCCGCAAAATGAACAGCGTCGACAGAAGGGAAAAAGTCCGCCGTGCATTGGACATGGTGAAGCTCACCGACTTCGCAAAACGCTACCCCGCTCAACTGTCGGGTGGCCAACAACAACGAGTCGCGCTGGCTCGGGCCCTGGTGTTTGAACCCAAACTTGTATTGATGGATGAACCACTGGGTGCCCTGGACAAACAGTTGCGCGAACACATGCAACTGGAGATTAAACACCTCCACAAGCAGCTCGGGCTGACCGTTGTTTACGTGACACACGACCAAAGCGAAGCACTGACAATGTCCGACCGTGTCGCTGTCTTCAATGACGGCGTGATCCAACAGATCGACAGTCCTGCGGCAATTTATGAAGCTCCGACCAAAAGTTTCGTTGCTCAGTTCATCGGTGAAAACAACACCCTGATCGCAACATCTGTTTCCAGAGACGACAGTCACACTATCGCACGCTTGGCTGACGGCAGCTTAATCCGGGCGATTTCGGTAGTTGGGGCTAAGCCTGGAGATCAGGTCGCGCTTTGCATTCGACCAGAGCGCGTTGTGGTTGGGCCGGCTGGCAGTACGCCATTGACTGCTCGCATTCAGGAGTACATCTACCTGGGTGACCACGTTCGAATGATTACTGAAATTGCAGGGCAACCGAATTTCATGATCAAGCTTCCTGCCTCGCAAATGGATAGCAGCTGGACTGTAGGTAGCTCGATTTCCATTTCTTGGGCGCCAGAGCACATACGTGCCCTGGACGTGACCACACACTGA
- a CDS encoding ABC transporter permease: MSHSVAILSGKAEAVDLRAKLRKAERSYKLKSLALIAPLFLFVLVCFAFPIGTMLTRSVDNPDVHSAMPATTEALGSWDGTSLPSEGTYDALVKDLASAKESGQIGALTKRLSYEIPAYRTVITKTLHKLPDSTATSKREALIAVDSAWGEVNYWKALKQASSKLTPYFLLAALDHRVDSATGSIVKAEPNQSIYLDIFTRTFYIGGVVTILCLLLGFPVAYWLATLPEGKSNLLMICVLLPFWTSLIVRTAAWIVLLQSDGLINRSLMFLGIVDAPVQLVFNRTGVIIAMTHVLLPFMILPLYSVMKSIPSNYVRAAISLGAHPFVAFWRVYVPQTFAGLAAGGLLTFILAIGYYVTPALVGGAADQMVSYFVAFYTNKTVNWGMASALGSLLLIATLLLYVVYGKLTNQTQAR, encoded by the coding sequence ATGAGTCATTCAGTAGCAATTCTTTCAGGCAAGGCCGAAGCGGTAGATCTTAGAGCCAAGCTTAGAAAAGCCGAACGCTCATACAAACTGAAATCGCTAGCGCTCATCGCGCCACTGTTTCTGTTCGTACTCGTGTGCTTTGCCTTTCCAATCGGCACCATGCTTACTCGAAGCGTGGACAACCCCGACGTGCATAGCGCCATGCCTGCAACAACAGAGGCGCTCGGATCCTGGGACGGTACCTCGCTGCCGAGCGAGGGCACTTACGATGCGTTGGTAAAAGACCTGGCTAGCGCAAAAGAGAGCGGTCAGATCGGAGCTCTTACCAAACGCTTGAGTTACGAAATCCCTGCTTACCGAACCGTTATCACTAAGACACTGCACAAGCTCCCGGACAGCACCGCAACGTCTAAGCGTGAGGCGCTGATCGCTGTGGATAGTGCCTGGGGAGAAGTGAACTATTGGAAGGCCCTGAAGCAAGCATCGTCGAAGCTGACGCCTTATTTCTTGCTTGCGGCCCTCGATCATCGTGTTGATTCCGCCACCGGTAGCATTGTCAAAGCAGAGCCGAACCAATCGATTTACTTGGATATTTTCACACGCACCTTCTATATCGGCGGCGTTGTAACCATCCTCTGCCTGTTACTCGGTTTTCCAGTCGCTTACTGGCTGGCCACTTTGCCAGAGGGTAAAAGCAATCTGTTGATGATTTGCGTTTTGCTGCCCTTCTGGACGTCTCTGATTGTTCGCACAGCGGCGTGGATCGTACTGTTGCAATCAGATGGCCTGATCAACCGCTCGCTCATGTTCCTTGGGATTGTGGACGCACCTGTCCAGCTTGTTTTCAACCGGACTGGCGTAATCATCGCGATGACGCATGTCCTTCTGCCGTTCATGATTTTGCCGCTCTACAGCGTGATGAAAAGCATTCCTTCGAACTATGTTCGCGCCGCCATTTCTCTTGGGGCACACCCTTTCGTTGCCTTCTGGCGGGTGTATGTCCCCCAGACCTTCGCGGGTCTGGCAGCCGGCGGTTTGCTCACCTTCATTCTGGCGATTGGTTACTACGTGACGCCAGCGTTGGTAGGTGGTGCAGCGGATCAAATGGTCAGTTACTTCGTCGCGTTCTACACCAACAAAACCGTCAACTGGGGCATGGCATCGGCGCTTGGTAGCCTGCTGCTGATCGCAACACTGCTGCTCTATGTGGTGTACGGAAAGCTCACCAACCAAACCCAGGCGAGGTAA
- a CDS encoding ABC transporter permease — MLQPYASSAEKLARFGLVSTSILVLLFLIVPILVIIPLSFNSSSFLTYPMDGFSFRWYEELMTSQEWRQAFKNSFIIAPGATFLAMVFGTMASVGLCRGNFPFKNVVMAFLISPMIVPLIIVAVGLYFFFAKLQLLNSYIGLVLAHAMLGVPFVVITVNATLQGFNTNLSRAAASLGAPPLTVFFKVVLPLIAPGVISGGLFAFATSFDEVVVTLFLASPSQRTLPLQMFSGIRENISPNIAAVATIMVILSVLMLLTLELLRRRNEKMKIKQE, encoded by the coding sequence ATGTTGCAGCCTTACGCTTCCTCAGCAGAGAAACTGGCCAGGTTTGGATTGGTCTCTACCTCAATCCTTGTACTGCTGTTTTTGATTGTTCCGATACTGGTGATAATTCCTTTATCGTTCAATTCGTCGTCTTTTCTCACATACCCAATGGATGGCTTCTCCTTCCGTTGGTATGAAGAGCTGATGACGTCTCAAGAATGGCGCCAAGCATTCAAGAACAGCTTCATCATCGCTCCAGGCGCCACCTTTCTGGCGATGGTGTTTGGGACGATGGCATCCGTTGGCTTGTGTCGGGGCAACTTCCCGTTCAAAAACGTGGTTATGGCCTTTCTCATCTCGCCAATGATCGTGCCTCTGATCATTGTCGCAGTAGGTCTGTACTTCTTCTTCGCCAAACTACAGTTGCTCAATAGCTACATTGGATTGGTACTGGCGCACGCGATGCTGGGTGTCCCTTTCGTAGTCATCACGGTTAACGCGACTTTGCAGGGTTTCAACACCAACCTGAGCAGAGCAGCTGCCAGTCTTGGCGCCCCGCCGCTCACGGTGTTTTTTAAGGTCGTGTTGCCTTTGATTGCCCCAGGAGTGATCTCGGGAGGACTGTTCGCGTTTGCCACGTCTTTCGATGAGGTGGTGGTCACTCTTTTCCTGGCCAGCCCGTCGCAAAGAACACTTCCGCTTCAGATGTTCTCGGGTATCAGAGAGAACATCAGTCCAAACATCGCGGCTGTCGCCACCATCATGGTCATCCTGTCCGTACTGATGTTGCTGACACTGGAGTTACTCCGCCGTCGCAACGAAAAAATGAAGATAAAACAAGAATAA
- a CDS encoding aspartate aminotransferase family protein, with protein sequence MPNLVGDVSSAARILPDLNGEKLFISKGKGAYLWDDKGRRYIDTALGFGAVLLGHSNDSVNAAVTEALGDSAAPSWAHVREHGAATELAKHTGDLTKVIFTNSGSEAVHLACRAARAYTGRGKIAKMAAGFDGWFDDVSYGNVTSNEASFQDGKRPSTERTTLIRYNDFADVERLFAEDNDIAAVILEPMLANAGCIMALPGYLKHVQDIAHKHGALVICDEVLMGFRLYAGLAGLREGLSPDIASVGKAIGNGVPVSAIVGKPHILAGFEEGRVLRGGTFSGNPLACAAVTSTLTQLDDNDYESLIQRGNDLRAAIEAIFESHGVIISTSGYGNVFGVWLGMTSPVTYEQAVEKANPAFTTALHLALREAGVLMMPSPYGRIYISFEHNSFVIEEMKVAFEKAAAKLSAEFANA encoded by the coding sequence ATGCCTAATTTAGTTGGTGATGTTTCCAGCGCTGCTCGTATCCTGCCTGACCTGAATGGTGAAAAACTGTTCATTAGCAAAGGTAAAGGCGCTTACCTTTGGGATGACAAAGGTCGCAGATACATCGATACCGCACTGGGCTTTGGTGCGGTATTGCTTGGTCACTCGAATGACTCGGTAAATGCTGCAGTTACTGAAGCATTAGGCGACAGTGCCGCGCCATCCTGGGCTCATGTCCGTGAGCATGGAGCCGCAACTGAACTGGCCAAACATACCGGCGATCTTACGAAGGTGATCTTCACTAACTCCGGTAGCGAAGCTGTTCACCTCGCCTGCCGTGCAGCTCGGGCTTATACCGGCCGTGGAAAAATTGCCAAGATGGCTGCCGGTTTCGATGGCTGGTTCGATGATGTCAGCTACGGCAACGTCACGTCCAACGAAGCGAGCTTCCAGGACGGCAAGCGCCCATCTACCGAACGTACAACGCTGATCCGCTACAACGATTTCGCAGATGTAGAGCGGCTATTTGCAGAAGACAATGACATCGCGGCGGTCATCCTTGAGCCGATGCTGGCCAACGCTGGTTGCATCATGGCATTGCCAGGTTATCTCAAACATGTACAGGACATTGCTCATAAGCACGGCGCACTGGTGATTTGTGATGAGGTTCTGATGGGCTTTCGGCTATATGCGGGTCTGGCAGGGCTGCGTGAAGGTTTGAGCCCTGATATCGCGAGCGTCGGCAAAGCGATAGGTAATGGTGTCCCAGTCTCCGCCATCGTCGGCAAACCTCATATCCTGGCAGGCTTTGAAGAAGGCCGTGTCCTTCGCGGGGGAACATTCAGCGGTAACCCTTTGGCGTGCGCAGCCGTGACGAGCACCCTGACTCAACTGGACGACAACGATTACGAGAGTCTCATCCAGCGCGGCAACGATCTACGCGCTGCGATTGAGGCCATTTTCGAATCCCATGGCGTGATCATTTCAACCAGCGGCTACGGGAATGTGTTTGGTGTTTGGTTGGGAATGACTTCCCCGGTGACGTACGAGCAGGCAGTCGAGAAAGCGAACCCTGCCTTCACCACGGCCCTGCACCTGGCGCTGCGCGAAGCAGGAGTGTTGATGATGCCGTCTCCGTACGGCCGCATTTACATTTCCTTTGAGCACAACAGCTTCGTGATCGAAGAAATGAAAGTTGCCTTTGAGAAAGCTGCTGCCAAGTTAAGCGCTGAATTCGCGAACGCTTGA
- a CDS encoding response regulator transcription factor — protein MTPALREIAWHRAFGILIESIDQPGFWQTVVRRVGDVLHFDNWVALLFQDGRPHLLAESTAPGGGPDPLFQDYLSGIYLIDPFYRVNCEDARSGLFQLRDVAPDCFEETDYYQRYFHLNVVADEIQFNCRLDERRLICLSFGSQRRITDEEVAWLTLMQPWLLALMRQRMAYERQDFAGGEPNDGLDGLRAALTSREFDICQLMLSGHSSKGIADKLLISVDTVKTHRRHIYSKLNIKTQSELFASFLNSHASTEKPHSQAMCATKKIGE, from the coding sequence ATGACCCCCGCATTGCGAGAGATCGCCTGGCACCGAGCTTTTGGCATTCTCATTGAATCCATTGACCAGCCAGGGTTCTGGCAGACTGTGGTGAGGCGAGTGGGTGATGTCCTTCACTTTGATAATTGGGTCGCACTGCTTTTTCAGGATGGCCGTCCCCATTTGTTGGCGGAATCTACTGCACCCGGCGGTGGCCCTGACCCACTATTCCAAGACTACTTAAGCGGAATCTATCTGATAGATCCGTTTTACCGTGTGAACTGTGAAGATGCCCGCAGTGGGTTGTTTCAGCTTCGGGACGTTGCACCGGATTGTTTTGAGGAAACGGATTACTATCAACGCTACTTCCATCTGAATGTGGTAGCCGACGAAATCCAGTTCAACTGCCGTTTGGATGAACGACGTTTGATCTGCCTGTCGTTCGGATCTCAGCGCAGGATCACTGATGAAGAGGTTGCTTGGCTGACATTGATGCAGCCTTGGCTGTTGGCCTTGATGAGGCAACGAATGGCTTACGAGCGGCAAGATTTTGCAGGCGGGGAGCCCAATGATGGGCTTGATGGTTTGAGAGCGGCTTTGACTTCGCGAGAGTTCGACATTTGCCAGCTCATGCTGAGTGGACACTCCAGCAAAGGAATTGCCGACAAGCTTTTAATCTCGGTTGATACAGTGAAAACACACCGACGGCACATTTACAGCAAACTGAACATAAAAACCCAGTCGGAGCTTTTTGCCAGTTTCCTGAATAGTCACGCCTCAACGGAAAAACCGCATTCTCAGGCTATGTGCGCGACGAAAAAAATAGGCGAATAG
- a CDS encoding carbon-nitrogen hydrolase family protein — MNVELAQITGRDGDTAYNLARALGVIETCASETQLLVLPETYLTGFPTKANVAQIAEPLDGPSLKAICQAAKKKGLSVAVGLAENDGGRFYNTTVLITPDHGIVLHYRKTHLWSGERDVFEPGDRMVTGLWNGLRVGLLICYDIEFPETARALGQLGVEVLIVTNGNFDPYGPNHRTCIMARALENQAFAIMVNRVGPSDDGLVFAGGSAVVNPFGDLLVEAGREEARIHMSLDTSLLAKARIPYIYGNDQRMRLSGQLREDGGRRELIITKHK; from the coding sequence ATGAATGTTGAGTTAGCCCAAATTACCGGGCGTGATGGCGATACGGCTTACAACCTTGCTCGGGCGCTGGGGGTCATCGAAACGTGCGCGAGCGAAACGCAATTGTTGGTGCTACCTGAAACGTACCTCACGGGATTTCCTACCAAGGCGAATGTTGCGCAAATCGCTGAGCCTCTCGACGGCCCAAGTTTAAAAGCTATATGCCAAGCGGCGAAGAAAAAGGGCTTATCAGTAGCCGTAGGTTTAGCTGAAAACGATGGTGGTCGGTTCTATAACACCACGGTGTTGATAACTCCGGATCACGGCATAGTCCTCCACTATAGAAAGACTCATCTTTGGTCAGGTGAGCGGGATGTCTTTGAACCGGGCGACCGCATGGTGACGGGACTGTGGAACGGACTTCGAGTTGGCCTCTTGATTTGCTACGACATCGAATTTCCCGAAACCGCCCGCGCGCTTGGTCAGCTAGGCGTTGAGGTGTTGATCGTTACAAACGGCAATTTTGATCCTTACGGGCCAAATCACCGAACCTGCATCATGGCTCGCGCGTTAGAGAATCAAGCGTTCGCAATCATGGTTAACCGAGTCGGCCCTAGCGATGACGGATTAGTGTTTGCCGGTGGTTCTGCTGTCGTGAATCCCTTTGGCGACCTACTGGTTGAAGCAGGTCGAGAGGAAGCACGTATTCACATGTCCTTGGACACATCTCTGCTTGCGAAGGCACGTATCCCCTACATCTACGGCAACGATCAACGAATGCGCCTGAGCGGGCAATTGCGGGAAGACGGTGGGCGCCGCGAGCTAATTATCACTAAGCACAAATAG
- a CDS encoding APC family permease — translation MANLKRTLSLSTLVIFGVGLMTPIIVLGTFGILAQSSGGHVPTAYLAALVAMLLTALSYAHMARAFPVSGSSYTYVRKAIDARLGFMTGWAILLDYLFLPMAIWLIGTAYLNSAFPGVPAFVWLLTFIGLTTLINVVGLKLATAVNILLLLLQVLILGAFVVMCIHYTLGDPSKPLFSLAPFVSGGIQWPMIMSGAAIACYSYLGFDAVSTLTEETHNPERNMPRAILWVTLIGGLIFVGTSYVVQLAQPSLEFANVDSAAYEIARNIGGDMFVSIFLIGLVLGQFTSGIAAQASGSRLLYVLGRDSVLPKAFFGYLSPRFGTPIWCLILSAVVALLALNMDVTTSTSFINFGAFLTFILVNLSVVFHYWRTEKRRGFQAFILYLMLPVAGMVADLWLMFSLDRKAVELGLSWLVIGFVYLIFLTGGLRNQPPELVLEEAI, via the coding sequence ATGGCTAACTTAAAACGCACCTTGTCGCTGAGCACGCTAGTGATTTTCGGGGTCGGGCTCATGACCCCTATCATCGTGCTTGGCACATTTGGCATCTTGGCACAGTCGAGTGGAGGACATGTTCCGACGGCTTATCTTGCAGCCCTTGTAGCCATGTTACTGACAGCGTTGAGCTACGCCCACATGGCCCGGGCTTTCCCGGTTTCTGGATCATCGTACACCTACGTACGTAAAGCGATTGATGCACGCCTTGGCTTCATGACGGGTTGGGCGATCCTCCTAGACTATCTGTTCCTTCCAATGGCGATATGGTTGATCGGGACAGCGTATCTCAACTCGGCTTTTCCTGGAGTGCCTGCGTTCGTGTGGCTGCTAACGTTTATTGGGCTGACAACGCTGATCAACGTGGTGGGCCTTAAATTGGCCACGGCGGTGAACATTCTACTGCTGCTATTGCAGGTTCTAATTTTAGGTGCGTTCGTGGTTATGTGCATCCACTACACCCTTGGAGACCCTTCTAAACCACTATTCAGTTTGGCGCCATTTGTAAGCGGGGGCATCCAATGGCCAATGATCATGAGCGGCGCAGCCATCGCATGCTATTCATATCTTGGCTTCGACGCTGTCAGCACCTTGACTGAGGAAACCCATAATCCAGAGCGCAACATGCCAAGGGCAATCCTTTGGGTAACCTTGATCGGTGGATTGATTTTTGTAGGCACCTCATACGTTGTGCAACTGGCTCAACCATCACTTGAGTTTGCTAATGTAGATTCTGCCGCTTACGAGATCGCTCGCAATATCGGAGGCGACATGTTCGTCTCGATCTTCCTGATTGGCTTGGTGCTTGGACAGTTCACATCCGGCATTGCTGCTCAGGCGAGCGGCTCAAGATTGTTGTACGTGCTGGGACGAGACTCTGTGCTGCCAAAAGCTTTCTTCGGCTACCTTTCTCCACGCTTTGGCACCCCAATCTGGTGCTTGATATTAAGCGCAGTAGTAGCCTTGCTTGCTCTCAACATGGACGTGACTACCTCGACCTCTTTCATCAACTTCGGGGCATTTCTGACCTTCATCCTGGTCAACCTCTCTGTAGTTTTCCACTACTGGCGCACCGAAAAACGCAGAGGATTTCAGGCCTTTATTCTGTACCTGATGCTTCCCGTCGCAGGAATGGTTGCTGATCTGTGGCTAATGTTCAGCTTGGATCGCAAGGCTGTGGAGCTGGGCTTATCGTGGCTGGTGATCGGCTTCGTTTACTTGATTTTTCTTACAGGTGGACTTCGTAACCAGCCGCCAGAATTGGTTTTGGAAGAGGCAATCTAG
- a CDS encoding antitoxin Xre/MbcA/ParS toxin-binding domain-containing protein codes for MSTSTATRRPVKKKEVSREVAIAAFWRFSSDRASLTESERLHQIKVGLPAALIDVVRWAFDLQDRHLETLFNASISTLERRRREQKNLDPVASERVDRIATLSHLAERIVESQAAATQWMSAPNKALGGTAPIMLCETEIGAKQVRRILQALEWGGAA; via the coding sequence ATGAGCACTTCAACTGCGACTCGACGTCCGGTAAAAAAGAAAGAGGTGTCTCGAGAGGTGGCGATCGCGGCCTTTTGGCGGTTCAGTTCCGATCGAGCGTCGCTGACGGAGTCGGAGAGGCTGCACCAAATCAAAGTAGGGTTGCCCGCTGCCCTCATCGATGTTGTTCGCTGGGCCTTCGACCTTCAGGACCGCCACCTGGAAACGCTGTTCAATGCCTCAATTTCGACCCTGGAAAGACGACGGCGAGAGCAAAAGAACCTTGATCCTGTCGCCTCCGAGCGTGTGGACCGAATTGCTACGCTCAGTCACTTGGCCGAGAGGATCGTTGAAAGCCAAGCGGCTGCCACACAGTGGATGTCGGCACCGAATAAAGCGCTCGGTGGGACGGCACCGATCATGCTCTGCGAAACCGAGATCGGCGCTAAACAAGTTCGTCGTATTCTTCAGGCCCTTGAGTGGGGCGGTGCTGCCTAA
- a CDS encoding BPSL0761 family protein: MTMPNERTRALIQTRDFLVELAEDSVLSASMRRQARQLLRHYPHANEILRAGQLEERRLDRLTEPFLSSSID, from the coding sequence ATGACAATGCCCAACGAGCGCACGCGCGCACTCATCCAGACGCGAGACTTTCTGGTCGAACTTGCAGAAGATTCCGTGCTTTCAGCATCCATGCGACGTCAGGCCCGCCAGCTGTTACGGCATTATCCCCATGCCAACGAGATCCTGCGGGCCGGGCAGCTCGAAGAACGAAGGCTCGACCGACTGACCGAGCCCTTCCTGAGCTCCAGCATCGATTGA
- a CDS encoding N-acetyltransferase, with translation MVVQALRVDATHLDEVARLFDAYRGFYGQPSNLTQSREFIAERIVRDESVMFLAEDATGDALGFVQLYPTFSSIDAHRTWLLSDLFTSPQARGRGVGTLLMNTAREFAVLSGAKGMVLETATDNLGAQRLYESLGYVRDGIS, from the coding sequence ATGGTCGTACAAGCCCTTCGTGTCGACGCCACCCACCTCGACGAGGTGGCGCGTCTTTTCGACGCCTACCGAGGCTTTTACGGCCAGCCCTCGAACCTGACGCAATCGCGCGAATTCATCGCCGAGCGCATCGTCCGGGACGAATCGGTGATGTTCCTCGCCGAAGATGCCACGGGGGACGCGCTGGGTTTTGTGCAGTTGTACCCCACCTTTTCCTCCATCGACGCCCACCGCACATGGTTGCTCAGCGACCTGTTCACCAGCCCCCAGGCCCGAGGGCGAGGGGTCGGGACGTTGCTGATGAACACCGCTCGCGAATTTGCGGTGTTGAGCGGTGCCAAGGGCATGGTGCTGGAAACGGCCACCGACAATCTTGGTGCACAGCGTTTGTATGAGTCGTTGGGGTATGTGCGTGACGGAATTTCTTAG